CGCCCTCTATTACATCGGTCTCTTTGAAGACACGGGATGGACGGAATTGAAGGTATCATTAAAGGCATCGGACATCTTTCAAACCATTGAGGCCTACAAGAAATTCTCAAAACTTTCCGATTATCCCCTTCACATCGGGGTTACAGAGGCGGGGCCTGTCTTTTCAGGTGTCATTAAATCCTCCATCGGGATGGGTATCCTGCTGTACGAGGGTATAGGTGATACCCTCCGGGTCTCCCTGACCGGCAATCCGGTCTACGAGGTCATCGCTGCTTACCATATCCTGCGGGATATGGGACTCAGAAAAAGAGGAATTAATATAATATCCTGTCCCACCTGCGGACGCTGCAAGGTCAATCTGACAGAGATCGTAGAGGAGTTTGAAAGAGATACAAACCACTTCGACAAACATCTCAATGTGGCTATTATGGGTTGTGAGGTAAATGGTCCCGGCGAAGCGAAAGAAGCGGATATAGGCGTTGCCTTCGGCGCAAATAAGGCAATACTTTTTGCGAAAGGCAAGGTCGTGAAGACGGGCATCCCGAAAGAAATGGCAAAGGATGTGCTGAAGGAAGAGATCTACAATATCTTAAGGCAGTGAAAGGTGAAAGGCACTCGTAATTCGTGAATCGTAATTCGTTATTGGATGAACCCCGTGAAAAGTGGGAAAACCCGTAATGCGTGAATCGTAATTCGTGAATGGGTGAACCCAGTGAAAGGTAAATACGTCATTGCGAGCGGAGCGCGGCAATCTCATTAATAATTCATACCCTATGAGGCCGCTACGTCGCTTCATTCCTCGCACCTTGTGCTTTTCCACTTACGTCTCACGAATTACGAATTACGGTTGTTTTTGCCCAACGCCGAACGTTTTTTTAGAATCCCGATATACGAACTACGATATACTATCTACTATTCACTATCGACTGGTTTTCTTCTTCACATACATGATCCTCTGGATCACTGTAACGTGGCTTAAAACCGCCAGGACAATAACGACATAATGTAAAACGTTGAAAAAAAGACCTATAAGCAAAAATATAATCCTCTCAGGTCTTTCCATCAGGCCTGTATTGCATGACAGCGAAGCGGCCTCTGCCCTCGCCCTCGCATAGGGTATGATCGCAATGCCCATTGATGCGATAAAGGTCACAACGGCATAGGCCCGTTCGTTCCCATAAAGAAAGAACACAAGGATGCCAAGCATCACGGCAAGATCGGAATAGCGGTCCAGGACAGAATCTAAAAATCCTCCGAAAAGAGAAACCCTGTTGGTATGCCGTGCGATTGCCCCATCAAGAAGATCGAAAAAACCTGCTATCAGAAGGGCTATCCCACCTGATATCAAAAAGCCAAAGGCTATAGAGAACGCGGAAAGAAACCCGAAAAATGTTCCGCAGAGTGTCAGCACATTTGGGTCAATTATTCTGTTACGGAAGAAGAAACGATATATCGTTAAGATTGCCGGATCAAGAGAATGACCTATCTTTGAGCTTATCAAAAGATGCGCCTATCTTTCCCTGTCTCCCCTTATGAACTCTTCAACCATTACCCTTGCGATCTCGTCGGGATATTGTCTGATAGGATGTTTCATCGTATACGCCGATATTGATTCGAGTACCCCCCCTACTCCGCGGTCCCTTGCCACCTTACAACAACGTATCGCGTCAACCATGCAGCCGGCGCTGTTTGGCGAATCCTCTACAGACAGCCTCATCTCAAGGTTGATCGGTATGTCGCCGAAGATCCTTCCTTCGATTCGCATAAAACAGACCTTGTTATCATTCTGCCATGGGACATAATCGGAAGGTCCTATATGGATATTTTGAGGAGGTATCGGGACATCGAGCATGGACTGCACTGCCTCTGTTTTTGAAATCTTCTTGGAAACAAGCCGCTTCCTGTTCAGCATATTGAGAAAATCCGTATTCCCGCCTGTATTGAGCTGGTACGTTCTGTCGATCGCGACACCCCTGTCATGGAATAACTTGACCAGATTTCTGTGGATAATCGTGGCGCCGATCTGAGATTTTACGTCATCCCCGACAATTGGTATCCCCTGTTTCCTGAACCTCTGAGCCCATGAGGAATCGGAAGCAATAAAAACAGGAATACAGTTGATGAGACTGACACCGTTCTCAAGGCAGCACTGGGCGTAAAAGCGGGCAGCCTTTTCGGAGCCGACAGGGAGATAATTCACCAGTATCTCAACTTCATTCTCCCTGAGCACTCTGGCTACATCAACGGGTTTTTCGTT
This sequence is a window from Syntrophorhabdaceae bacterium. Protein-coding genes within it:
- a CDS encoding inositol-3-phosphate synthase, with product MRKIRVAITGVGNCASSLIQGLAYYSKKKKETIGLMHYDICGYEPKDIKIVAAFDIDKRKVGRPVEKAIFSEPNCTKTIEEKIPPTGVSVSMGHILDSVSPHMQDYPPERTFVASNEKPVDVARVLRENEVEILVNYLPVGSEKAARFYAQCCLENGVSLINCIPVFIASDSSWAQRFRKQGIPIVGDDVKSQIGATIIHRNLVKLFHDRGVAIDRTYQLNTGGNTDFLNMLNRKRLVSKKISKTEAVQSMLDVPIPPQNIHIGPSDYVPWQNDNKVCFMRIEGRIFGDIPINLEMRLSVEDSPNSAGCMVDAIRCCKVARDRGVGGVLESISAYTMKHPIRQYPDEIARVMVEEFIRGDRER
- the ispG gene encoding flavodoxin-dependent (E)-4-hydroxy-3-methylbut-2-enyl-diphosphate synthase yields the protein MKRKKTKKIRIGNVFIGGDSPIVVQSMLKTNPENFQETLNQTRELKKAGCELVRIALPQEETCKIIPFLKKEVDVPIIGDIHFNHKIALKAMQLGIDAIRINPGTINNVRKVKEIAMCAKDTKTPVRIGMNIGSMEKRILKKYHKPNAEAMVESALYYIGLFEDTGWTELKVSLKASDIFQTIEAYKKFSKLSDYPLHIGVTEAGPVFSGVIKSSIGMGILLYEGIGDTLRVSLTGNPVYEVIAAYHILRDMGLRKRGINIISCPTCGRCKVNLTEIVEEFERDTNHFDKHLNVAIMGCEVNGPGEAKEADIGVAFGANKAILFAKGKVVKTGIPKEMAKDVLKEEIYNILRQ
- a CDS encoding CDP-alcohol phosphatidyltransferase family protein, with amino-acid sequence MISSKIGHSLDPAILTIYRFFFRNRIIDPNVLTLCGTFFGFLSAFSIAFGFLISGGIALLIAGFFDLLDGAIARHTNRVSLFGGFLDSVLDRYSDLAVMLGILVFFLYGNERAYAVVTFIASMGIAIIPYARARAEAASLSCNTGLMERPERIIFLLIGLFFNVLHYVVIVLAVLSHVTVIQRIMYVKKKTSR